The following DNA comes from Rhodopseudomonas boonkerdii.
CCGGTGATGGCATCGACCTTGCCATCGGCAAGCATCGGCTCGCGTACGGGGAAGCCGACATTCTCGATCTTCACCTTTGCATCGTCGATCTTGTTCTCCTTCACAAAGGCTTTCCACTGTGCGAAGGCGCCGTCCGGCGCCGGTGCACCAAGAATCTTGCCTTCGAGATCCTTCGGCACATTGATGCCGGCCCTGGTGACGGAGACGATGGAGAAGGGCGGTACATCATAGACCATCAGCACGGCCTTGACGTCCTTGTCTGGATTCTGGTCGCGGAAGCGCGCCAGCGAATTGATGTCGAAGAAGCCGATCGGATAGGTGCCGGCGGCGACGCGCGCGATGCCGGCGACGGAGCCCGGACCGCTGTCGATTGTCACGTCAAGCCCTTCGGCCTTGTAATAACCCTTGTCGAGGGCGACGAAATACGGCGCGGACGGTCCCTCGAACTTCCAGTCGAGGGCGAATTTAACGGCGGTATCAGCGTTTGCCGACAGTGCCGATGCCAACAATGCTGCACCTGCAATCGCACTCAAACCAAACTGACGAAACATCCTGGAAATCCCCCGCGATTATGCCAAGCGCAAGCTAGCACAGGCCACGCCAGCCGTGGCGATTGCGTTTTACAGCCGAAGGTCGTCACAGTTGCACCAAACCCGCTCACAGATCGGCAATCTGCTCACATTATACACAAGAAGAGCACCTGCCTGCTGGCACCGACCGATATTTGCTCAACACACCGCCTCGGAAAAGACAGCCACAGGCGGCTGAGTTTGCTCGGGAAGGCACAACGGCTCTGTAAACAAGCCAAACGCCGCTCATCGGGCTTGTCCGAGACGCTCGCCGGTAAACTAGCGGAATTCAGATCGTCGGCGGAGGCTTGGACGTGCGGTGCGCGCCGGAAGATCGAGGAGCGATGCCGGCCCGGGCATGAAGGCCCTCCGCGAGGAGACGCAGGAAGCTTTTGATCATTTTCATGGAAGCTCTCGCTGATCTGGTCCCTCAAACTAGTCCCGCGACCAACAATCCGGAGGCCTGAATGATGAGCAGCGCCGCTCATTCCGATGGCAGCCCGTTTCGATCTTCACCACAAATGCG
Coding sequences within:
- a CDS encoding ABC transporter substrate-binding protein; protein product: MFRQFGLSAIAGAALLASALSANADTAVKFALDWKFEGPSAPYFVALDKGYYKAEGLDVTIDSGPGSVAGIARVAAGTYPIGFFDINSLARFRDQNPDKDVKAVLMVYDVPPFSIVSVTRAGINVPKDLEGKILGAPAPDGAFAQWKAFVKENKIDDAKVKIENVGFPVREPMLADGKVDAITGFSFSSYFNLMAKGIAEKDIKVMLMSDYGLVLYGNAIMVNPEFAKANPKAVAGFVRATIKGIIDTAKDPDAAIKSVMKRNETADEKIELARLKMSLKDNFITPWVKANGVGGIDEKRMTDAIEQIAVTYEFKNPKPKAGDLFTSEYLPPAGERKL